One window of the Microtus ochrogaster isolate Prairie Vole_2 chromosome 10, MicOch1.0, whole genome shotgun sequence genome contains the following:
- the Dmrtb1 gene encoding doublesex- and mab-3-related transcription factor B1, with translation MFRTPKCSRCRNHGYLVPVKGHAGKCRWKQCICDKCYLITERQKIMAAHKVLKTQAAEEQEVTTGTQGPQLPPGAPVAAATAAASSSSSICSLPRVAPGGSRPGPVVTCFLERPPPVRSPGLSAFQRVPGGRPGPSTFQSGLGVPGGPHDRPSAWLPQGSPQVPRPEPYGPEQRLPLRPVPRLPFTDYGHPLRFTSDHMVGTGYPEREPFNQCPACVPIPSYQPFPLDGQDASSAVGIPQHRSFRHVSCSPYHGGSLVSEPARDLQPTYCSPPPPPLPPAPSQPQQPPVLPHNYLSALHFLPPPPPPPSPPSFSLAILCDTDTENTNNQDAEADVPSQSGQHSSQEHSS, from the exons ATGTTTCGCACCCCCAAGTGCTCACGGTGCCGGAACCATGGCTATCTGGTGCCAGTCAAGGGCCACGCGGGCAAGTGTCGCTGGAAGCAGTGCATCTGCGATAAGTGCTACCTGATCACCGAGCGCCAGAAGATCATGGCTGCCCACAAGGTGCTCAAGACCCAAGCTGCCGAGGAGCAGGAGGTGACCACGGGCACCCAGGGGCCCCAGCTGCCTCCCGGGGCTCCGGTGGCGGCGGCCACGGCGGCCGCCTCCTCAAGCTCGAGCATTTGCTCACTGCCCAGGGTGGCTCCGGGAGGCTCCCGGCCAGGCCCCGTGGTCACCTGCTTCCTCGAGAGGCCCCCACCGGTCCGCAGCCCCGGTCTGAGCGCCTTCCAGCGGGTCCCAGGCGGCCGCCCGGGCCCCAGCACCTTCCAGTCTGGCCTGGGGGTTCCCGGGGGACCGCACGACCGTCCCTCTGCGTGGCTGCCCCAGGGCAGCCCGCAGGTGCCCAGGCCCGAGCCCTATGGCCCCGAGCAGCGCCTGCCACTGCGGCCCGTGCCCCGACTGCCGTTCACCGACTACG GGCATCCTCTGAGATTCACCTCTGATCACATGGTGGGAACCGGGTACCCTGAGAGAGAGCCTTTCAACCAGTGCCCTGCCTGTGTCCCCATCCCATCCTACCAGCCCTTCCCGCTGGATGGCCAGGATGCATCCTCAGCTGTGGGGATCCCGCAGCATAGAAGCTTCCGTCATGTCTCCTGTAGCCCCTACCACGGAGGCAGCTTG GTGTCAGAACCAGCCCGAGACCTCCAGCCAACCTACTGCtcaccgccgccaccgccgctcCCACCTGCACCGTCGCAGCCACAGCAGCCCCCGGTCCTCCCACATAACTACCTCTCTGCTCTCCACTTCctgccgccgccaccgccgccgccttCTCCACCGTCCTTCTCACTGGCCATCCTGtgtgacacagacacagagaatacCA ATAACCAGGACGCAGAGGCAGACGTGCCCAGCCAGTCCGGCCAGCACTCCTCCCAGGAGCACTCTTCCTAG